TCACGTCGGTCTGGCGGGACGGTGTTCCCGACGCGCCGCCGCTCGCGCTGGGGCTCGCGCTCCGCGGTGATGGCGGCGGCGAGTGGTGCTGCCGTCTGCAATCCGGGCGGCTCGAGGTCGCGGCCGGCGGCCGCGACTCCGCCGACGTCACCGTCGTGCAGAGCGTCGAGGACTGGCGGGGCGCGCTCTGGGGCGGCCGCGGCGGCGCGTTCGGACGCGCGCTCGCGCGCGCGTTCGCGCCCTCGTCGGCGCCCGCACTGCGCGCGGCGCGGCTCGTCCCGGCCGGGAGCGCCGCGTCGCTGCGGGCGATCGACGCGTTGGTCCGCATCTCGATCGTGGGCGAAGCGGCGGGCGACTGGAGCGTCGATCTGCGCGTCGGCCCCGGGCCGATTCCGGAGGAGCCCCGGGCGATGCTCGCGATCGACGTGGAGGACGCCGCCGCACTCGCGCGCCGCGAGCTCGACCCGGTGTCGGCCGTGCTGTCGGGGCGGATCGAGGTGCGCGGAGACGTCGCGCTGCTGCTCCGGCTGCAGGCCGCGGGTGCGGAGCTCGTCGCGCGGCCCACCCGATAGGCCCTGCGCGCGCTCCCTTCCGATCGCGCGTCGCGGGCGCGCGGCCGCGCGCCGTACGCGGCCTCCTGGGCCTTTGCGGCCCTACGGGAACTTGGCTACTCAACCGGCCGCTGGGGGACGGTAGTTCAATCGGTTAGAGCACCGGCCTGTCACGCCGGAAGTTGCGGGTTCGAGTCCCGTCCGTCCCGCCAGTCTCCTCCCGCACTCGCGCGCGCATCGCTCGCTGGGGCGCGCTCTGCGCGTCGACGCGCGCTCACCGAGGCGCCGTTCGGAGCCTTCCACGGCGCCGCTGCGGCGAAGTCCCGAGGCCTCGCTCCCGCGATTCGCGCATTCGCGCGCTCGGCGCTCCGGCCGAGGTGCGCGTCGGCCGATGCACGCGCCTAGCAACGCTGGAGGCGGGCTTGCCGACCATCCTCGTCATCGACGACTCCGAGGGACATCGCGCGGAGATCCGCGCCGCACTCTCCGAGGCGCGCGAGTTCGACACGATCCTCGAGGCGGGCGACGGCATCCAGGGGCTCAAGCTCCTCCTGAACGAGACGGTCGATCTCGTGCTCTGCGATCTCGAGCTCCCCGGCCTCGACGGCGAGAAGCTCCTGCGCGTGAAGGACGCGAACGCGCGCGGTGTCCCCGTTCCGTTCCTCTTCGTGACCGGCTCCCAGGACCGCGATCGCCGCACGCGCCTCATCGAGGACGGCGCGAGCGACGTCGTGCAGAAGCCCTTCTTCACTCCCGACCTCGTCGCGCGACTCCGCCTCCACCTCAAGATCCGGCAGCTCCAGCAGGAGCTCATGGTCAAGAACCGCCGCCTCGAGTACCTGTCGACCACGGACGAGGTGACGGGCCTTCGCACGCGCCGCTACGTGAACGAGATGCTGCGCGGCGAGTTCCAGCGCGCGCGCCGCTACGGGCAGCCGCTCTCGGTGTTGATGGCCGATCTCGATCACTTCAAGCGCGTCAACGACCAGTACGGGCACCCGGCCGGCGACGCCGTGCTCCGCGCCGCGGCCGACCGCCTGCAGGAGCACCTGCGCGCGACGGACGTCGCGGGGCGCTACGGCGGCGAGGAGTTCGTCGTCGTCCTCCCGCACAACGACCTCGAGGGTGCGACGCTCGCGGCCGAGCGCTGGCGCGACATGATCGGCGGCAAGCCGTTCTCGCTTCCCGACGGGCGCGAGATCCGCGTGACCGTGAGCATCGGCGTCGCGGCCTACGCACGCTCGATGGAGTCGCCGGACGAGCTGGTCTCGGCCGCCGACACCGCGCTGTACATGGCGA
This region of Myxococcota bacterium genomic DNA includes:
- a CDS encoding SCP2 sterol-binding domain-containing protein: MSANGLPADPLAPAEFCERFLPAWFTSVWRDGVPDAPPLALGLALRGDGGGEWCCRLQSGRLEVAAGGRDSADVTVVQSVEDWRGALWGGRGGAFGRALARAFAPSSAPALRAARLVPAGSAASLRAIDALVRISIVGEAAGDWSVDLRVGPGPIPEEPRAMLAIDVEDAAALARRELDPVSAVLSGRIEVRGDVALLLRLQAAGAELVARPTR
- a CDS encoding diguanylate cyclase, whose product is MPTILVIDDSEGHRAEIRAALSEAREFDTILEAGDGIQGLKLLLNETVDLVLCDLELPGLDGEKLLRVKDANARGVPVPFLFVTGSQDRDRRTRLIEDGASDVVQKPFFTPDLVARLRLHLKIRQLQQELMVKNRRLEYLSTTDEVTGLRTRRYVNEMLRGEFQRARRYGQPLSVLMADLDHFKRVNDQYGHPAGDAVLRAAADRLQEHLRATDVAGRYGGEEFVVVLPHNDLEGATLAAERWRDMIGGKPFSLPDGREIRVTVSIGVAAYARSMESPDELVSAADTALYMAKENGRDRVECFEAVAPGSRSDA